A window of the Myripristis murdjan chromosome 15, fMyrMur1.1, whole genome shotgun sequence genome harbors these coding sequences:
- the btbd3b gene encoding BTB/POZ domain-containing protein 3 produces the protein MVDAKGRNMKCLTFFLMLPESVKSKSSKSSKKGNASGSSKLPPVCYEIITLKSKKKKKMAADIFPTKKPASTTTVQQYQQQNLNNNNTIQNCNWQGLYSTIRERNSVMFNNELMADVHFVVGQPGGTQRLPGHRYVLAVGSSVFHAMFYGELAENKDEIRIPDVEPAAFLAMLKYIYCDEIDLSADTVLATLYAAKKYIVPHLARACVNFLETSLSAKNACVLLSQSCLFEEPELTQRCWEVIDAQAELALRSEGFCDIDAQTLESILQRETLNAKEIVVFEAALNWAEAECQRQELTLSIDNKRKVLGKAVYLIRIPTMALDDFANGAAQSGVLTLNETNDIFLWYTAAKKPELQFVSQPRKGLTPQRCHRFQSCAYRSNQWRYRGRCDSIQFAVDKRVFIAGFGLYGSSCGSAEYSAKIELKRQGVLLGQNLSKYFSDGSSNTFPVWFEYPVQIEPDTFYTASVVLDGNELSYFGQEGMTEVQCGKVTFQFQCSSDSTNGTGVQGGQIPELIFYA, from the exons ATGGTCGATGCCAAGGGAAGGAACATGAAATGTCTGACGTTCTTCTTGATGCTTCCAGAGTCAGTGAAGAGCAAGTCAAGTAAAAGCTCAAAGAAAGGGAACGCCAGCGGCAGCTCCAAGCTGCCCCCAGTCTGTTACGAGATCATCACTCTGAAgagcaagaaaaagaagaagatggcAGCGGATATTTTTCCCACCAAAAAGCCTGCATCCACCACCACGGTCCAGCAGTACCAGCAGCAGaacctcaacaacaacaacaccatacAGAACTGTAACTGGCAGGGACTCTATTCCACTATAAGAGAAAG aaattcagTAATGTTCAACAATGAGCTGATGGCAGATGTTCACTTTGTGGTGGGTCAGCCAGGAGGGACCCAGAGGCTGCCTGGACACAGA TACGTTTTGGCTGTAGGCAGCTCCGTTTTCCATGCCATGTTTTACGGTGAACTGGCCGAGAACAAGGACGAAATCCGTATCCCAGATGTGGAACCAGCAGCGTTCCTCGCCATGCTGAA ATACATTTACTGTGATGAGATTGACCTGAGTGCTGATACAGTGTTGGCCACTCTATATGCTGCCAAGAAGTACATTGTCCCTCACCTGGCACGTGCCTGCGTCAACTTCCTGGAGACCAGCCTGAGTGCCAAGAACGCCTGCGTGTTACTCTCCCAAAGTTGCCTGTTTGAAGAGCCTGAGCTGACACAGCGCTGCTGGGAGGTGATTGATGCCCAGGCCGAGCTGGCGTTACGCTCCGAAGGCTTCTGCGACATTGACGCCCAGACCCTGGAGAGTATCCTACAGCGAGAGACACTCAACGCTAAAGAGATAGTGGTATTTGAGGCGGCACTAAACTGGGCTGAGGCTGAGTGCCAGAGACAGGAGCTCACCTTGTCGATTGACAACAAGCGTAAGGTTTTGGGCAAGGCTGTGTACCTGATCCGTATCCCTACAATGGCTCTGGATGACTTTGCGAACGGAGCGGCCCAGTCGGGCGTGTTGACGCTTAATGAGACCAATGACATCTTCCTGTGGTACACAGCAGCTAAGAAGCCTGAGCTGCAGTTTGTCAGCCAGCCCAGGAAGGGCCTGACACCTCAGCGCTGCCACAGGTTCCAGTCCTGTGCCTACCGAAGCAACCAGTGGCGCTACCGGGGCCGCTGTGACAGTATACAGTTTGCCGTGGATAAGAGAGTGTTCATCGCCGGGTTTGGCCTTTATGGATCTAGCTGTGGCTCAGCAGAGTATAGTGCCAAGATTGAGCTCAAACGTCAGGGAGTGCTGCTGGGACAAAACCTCAGCAAATACTTCTCTGATGGTTCGAGCAACACCTTCCCAGTGTGGTTTGAGTATCCAGTCCAGATCGAGCCTGACACGTTCTACACAGCCAGTGTGGTTCTGGATGGGAATGAGCTGAGCTATTTTGGGCAGGAGGGGATGACAGAGGTGCAGTGTGGGAAAGTGACATTCCAGTTCCAGTGTTCCTCGGACAGCACGAATGGCACGGGGGTGCAGGGGGGGCAGATTCCTGAGCTGATCTTCTACGCTTGA